Proteins co-encoded in one Oreochromis aureus strain Israel breed Guangdong linkage group 3, ZZ_aureus, whole genome shotgun sequence genomic window:
- the LOC120437533 gene encoding selection and upkeep of intraepithelial T-cells protein 7-like — MSAPLCCFLSIGLLVVVSADQKSITAESGQNVTLTCRAPNDKKIITVEWHGPDLQPKYVLLFRNRHIDPENQHPSFVNRVDLQDRQMKDGDVSLILKNVTSLDTGTYECHVFLEETRSLQSITNITLSVVDPPGQTGGSVGLKVDLSVLGLLFAVAFGF, encoded by the exons ATGTCTGCACCTCTCTGCTGTTTCCTGTCTATCGGGCTCCTCGTGgttgtctctgcag accaaaaaagcatcacagctgagtctggacagaacgtcactctgacatgtcgagctccaaacgaCAAAAAGATCATAACTGTAGAGTGGCACGGACCTGACCTGCAGCCAAAATATGTCCTTTTATTTCGGAATAGACACATTGATCCAgaaaaccagcatccatcttttgtgaaccgggtggatctgcaggacagacagatgaaggatggagacgtatCTTTGATTTTGAAGAATGTGACGAGTCttgacactggaacatacgagtgtcatGTCTTCCTGGAAGAAACACGTTCCTTGCAGTCCATCACAAACATCACcctgagtgttgttgatcctccag gtcagacaggaggatctGTTGGACTGAAAGTCGACCTGTCAGTTTTAGGTCTGCTTTTTGCTGTTGCTTTTGGATTTTAG